In a single window of the Canis lupus dingo isolate Sandy chromosome 18, ASM325472v2, whole genome shotgun sequence genome:
- the LOC112663734 gene encoding olfactory receptor 10V1-like, with translation MEGANQTGMVRFHFRPFSKLPEVQMLIFVAFLIMYLVSISGNVSISLIIWLNRSLHTPMYFFLANLAALEICYSSTIAPLTLASVLSTERALISLPGCGTQMFFFIFLGSADCILLAVMAYDRFVAICHPLRYTLMMSWRLCVQLAMGSLVLGFILAMQLTVLIFQLPFCSSKEISLFYCDVLPVMRLACADTWVHEATLFVVSITVLTIPFLLITLSYVFIVAAILKIRSAEGRHKAFSTCSSHLTVVLLQYGCGSLIYLCPSSSYSPERGQVVSVVYTFITPVLNPLIYSMRNRELKDALRRTMIRFLLS, from the coding sequence ATGGAGGGTGCTAATCAAACTGGGATGGTTCGCTTCCACTTCCGCCCCTTCTCCAAACTCCCTGAGGTGCAGATGTTGATTTTTGTGGCCTTCTTGATCATGTACCTGGTCAGCATCAGCGGCAATGTCTCCATTTCTCTCATCATCTGGCTCAACCGTTCTCtgcacacccccatgtacttcttcctggcCAACTTGGCAGCTCTGGAGATCTGCTACTCTTCCACCATCGCCCCTCTGACCCTGGCCAGCGTCCTGTCCACAGAGAGAGCCCTCATCTCCCTGCCTGGCTGTGGTACCCAGatgttcttcttcatcttcctggGCAGTGCTGACTGCATTCTACTAGCTGTCATGGCCTATGACAGGTTTGTGGCCATCTGTCACCCTTTGCGTTACACCCTCATGATGAGTTGGCGGTTGTGTGTGCAACTGGCCATGGGGTCTCTGGTGCTGGGGTTCATCTTGGCCATGCAGTTGACTGTGCTCATCTTCCAACTCCCCTTCTGCAGCAGTAAAGAAATCAGTCTGTTCTACTGTGATGTCCTCCCTGTCATGAGACTGGCCTGTGCAGACACCTGGGTCCATGAGGCCACCCTCTTTGTGGTCAGCATCACCGTCCTCACTATCCCCTTCCTGCTGATCACTCTCTCCTACGTCTTCATCGTGGCCGCCATCCTGAAGATTCGCTCAGCAGAGGGGAGGCACAAGGCCTTCTCCACTTGCTCCTCTCACCTGACTGTGGTCCTGCTGCAGTATGGATGTGGGAGCCTCATCTACCTGTGCCCCAGCTCCAGTTACTCTCCAGAGAGGGGCCAGGTGGTGTCTGTGGTTTACACATTCATCACGCCTGTGCTGAACCCCTTGATCTACAGCATGAGAAACAGGGAGCTTAAGGATGCTTTGAGGAGAACCATGATCAGGTTCCTGTTGTCCTAA